The DNA segment CGGTTGCTGCCTATGATTTAGACAGTGAAACCATCCGCACCGCTATCGTTAACGCCAACGTTAACTCGGCGAAGGGGAGCTTTGACGGCCCAACGCGCTCGGTTACGCTGTCTGCCAACGACCAAATGAAGTCGGCAGAAGACTATCGCGATCTGATCGTCGCCTATGCCAACGGTGCGCCGGTTCGTTTAAGCGACGTAGCAACCATCGAACAGGCGGCAGAAAATACCAAACTGGCCGCGTGGGCTAACACCAAACCCGCCATCATTTTAAACGTTCAGCGCCAGCCGGGTGCGAACGTTATTACCACGGCCGACAGCATCCAGTCACTGCTGCCGCAGCTGACAGAAAGTCTGCCCAAATCAGTAAAAATGACGGTGCTGACTGACCGCACCGAAACCATTCGCGCGTCGGTCAGCGATGTTCAGACCGAACTGCTGCTGGCGATTGCGCTGGTGGTGATGGTGATTTACCTGTTCTTACGCAATGTTCCCGCCACGATCATTCCTAGCGTGGCGGTGCCGTTGTCGCTGGTGGGTACGTTCGCCGTTATGTATTTCCTCGATTTTTCGATCAACAACCTCACCTTGATGGCGCTGACTATTGCCACCGGTTTCGTGGTCGATGACGCCATCGTGGTGATCGAAAACATCTCGCGCTATATCGAAAAAGGCGAAAAACCGCTGGATGCCGCGTTGAAAGGCGCGGGAGAAATTGGTTTCACCATTATTTCTCTGACATTCTCTCTGATTGCGGTGCTGATCCCACTGCTGTTTATGGGTGATATTATCGGGCGGCTGTTCCGCGAATTTGCAGTCACCTTGGCGGTGGCGATCCTGATTTCGGCGGTGGTGTCGTTAACCCTAACGCCAATGATGTGCGCACGTATGCTCAGCCATGAATCGCTGCGCAAACAAAACCGCTTCTCGCGTGCCAGCGAGCGTTTCTTCGAACGCGTCATCGCCAAATATGGCGAATGGCTCAAAGTCGTATTGAATCACCCGATGCTCACGCTGAGCGTGGCGCTGAGCACGCTGGTGCTGACCGTTCTGCTGTATATTTTCATTCCTAAAGGCTTCTTCCCGATTCAGGATAACGGTCTGATTCAAGGCACCGTTCAGGCACCGCAGTCGGTTTCCTTTAGCGAAATGGCGCAGCGTCAGCAAGCGCTGGCGGCTGAAATTCTTAAAGATCCGGACGTCGCGAGCCTGAGCTCATTTATCGGCGTGGATGGCACCAACGCCACGCTAAACAGCGGACGATTACAGATCAATCTCAAACCGCTGGACGAACGTAAAGATCGCGTTCAGCAGATCATCCCGCGTCTGCAAAAAATGGCCGACAAGATCCCCGGTATCCAGCTTTATCTGCAACCGGTTCAGGATCTGACCATTGATACGCAGGTGAGCCGTACACAGTACCAGTTCACTTTGCAGGCCATGTCGCTGGACGAATTGAGCACGTGGGTACCAAAGCTGGTGGGTGAACTGCAAAAATCACCGATGCTGAAAGACGTGAGCAGTGACTGGCAGGATCAGGGATTAGTGGCCTTTGTGAACGTTAACCGCGACACCGCCAGCCGCTTAGGCATTACCATGGCCGATGTGGATAACGCGCTGTATAACGCCTTTGGCCAACGGTTGATCTCCACGATTTATACTCAAGCCAACCAGTATCGCGTGGTGATGGAGCATAATCAGGATCACAACACGGGTTTAGCCGCGTTTAACGATGTGTATCTCACCAGCAGCGATGGTAAAAACGTACCGTTGAACGCAATTGCGACTATTGAGGAGCGCTTTGGGCCGCTGTCGATTAACCATCTCGACCAGTTCCCATCCACCACGGTGTCGTTCAACGTTACCGACGGCTACTCACTCGAGCAGGCGATGAAAACCATCACCAGCACCGAGCAGCAGCTCAATATGCCGATTGATATCACCACGAATTTCCAAGGCGCAACGCTCGCGTTTGAATCGGCGCTGGGCAATACGCTGTGGCTTATCGTGGCGGCGATTGTCGCGATGTATATCGTTCTGGGCGTGCTGTATGAAAGCTTTATTCATCCAGTCACCATCCTGTCGACGCTGCCGACCGCTGGCGTGGGCGCATTATTGGCGCTGATTATGGCAGGCAGCGAGCTCGACGTGATTGCCATTATCGGCATCATTTTGCTGATTGGTATCGTGAAGAAAAACGCCATCATGATGATCGACTTCGCCCTTGCCGCCGAGCGTGAGCAAGGAATGGCCCCGTATGACGCCATTTATCAAGCCTGTTTGCTGCGTTTCCGCCCAATTCTTATGACCACGCTGGCGGCGTTGTTGGGCGCTCTACCGTTGATGCTCAGCACCGGCGTTGGGGCCGAACTGCGACAGCCGCTGGGCATTTGCATGGTCGGCGGTTTGATCATGAGCCAAATTCTAACGCTGTTCACCACGCCGGTGATTTACCTGCTGTTTGATAAGGTTTCGCGAAACACGCATCCGGCTAAAGATCCGCAGGAGAACGTCCAGTGAAGTTCTCTCCGTCGAAAGGCTTCTTCGCCCTGTTCATCAACCGGCCCGTCGCCACCACGCTGCTGACGCTGGCCATTACGCTGTGCGGCATTTTGGGCTTCAGATTATTGCCCGTCGCACCGCTGCCGCAGGTGGATTATCCGGTCATTATGGTGAGCGCCTCGCTACCGGGCGCTTCGCCTGAAACCATGGCGTCATCGGTGGCGACACCGTTGGAGCGCGCGTTAGGGCGTATTGCCGGAATCAGCGAGATGACCTCATCCAGTTCGCTCGGCAGTACGCGTATCATCATTCAGTTTGATTTTAACCGTGATATCAACGGCGCCGCACGCGACGTGCAGGCCGCGATTAATGCGGCACAAAGCCTGCTGCCGTCTGGCATGCCGAGTCGCCCAAGCTATCGCAAAGCCAACCCGTCTGATGCGCCGATTATGATCATGACGCTGACATCAGACACCTATGACCAAGCGAAGATTTACGACATCGCCTCCACTCAGCTGGCGCAAAAAATCGCGCAGGTAGACGGCGTGGGCGACGTTTCGGTTGGCGGAAGCTCTTTGCCCGCGGTACGCGTTGAGCTCAATCCTGAAGCGCTGTTTAATCAGGGCGTTTCACTCGATAGCGTACGCACCGCCATTGCTAACGCGAACGTGCGTCGCCCTCAAGGGGCCGTTGACGCACAAAACCAACGCTGGCAGGTGCAAACCAACGATGAAATCAAAACCGCGCAGGACTATCAGCCTTTAATCATTCATTACAACAACGGTTCTGCGGTGCGACTCAGCGACGTCGCCAACGTTAAAGATTCGGTGGAAGATGTGCGTAATGCGGGTATGACCGACGCCAAGCCCGCCATTTTGATCATGATCCGCCGCAGCGCCGACGCCAACATTATCGAAACCGTCGATCGCATTCGTGCCGAGATCCCAGAGTTCAAAGCGCTGATCCCCGCCTCTATCGATCTGCAAGTTGCTCAGGATCGTTCACCCACCATCCGTGCTTCGCTCGACGAAGTAGAAAGCTCGCTGTCTATCGCCGTGGGCTTAGTGATCATGGTGGTGTTTCTGTTCTTGCGATCTGGCCGAGCTACGCTGATCCCCGCCGTCGCCGTGCCGGTTTCGCTCATCGGCACCTTCGCTGCCATGTATCTATGCGATTTTAGTCTGAATAACCTTTCGCTGATGGCGCTGACGATCGCGACCGGGTTTGTGGTCGATGATGCCATTGTGGTGCTGGAGAATATTTCACGCCACGTGGAAGCGGGCATGGAACCAAAAAAAGCGGCGCTGATTGGTGCGCGCGAAGTGGGATTCACCGTGCTCTCCATGAGCCTGTCTCTGGTGGCGGTGTTTATTCCGCTGCTGTTGATGAGCGGTTTGCCGGGGCGTTTGTTCCGTGAGTTTTCGGTCACGCTTTCGGTGGCTATCGGTATATCACTGGTGATTTCACTCACGCTCACACCAATGATGTGCGCGCATCTGCTTAAAAAGCGCCCGTCACGCCATCAGGAACGGATCCGCGGTTTTGGCAAGCTGTTGCTGAAAATGCAGCAAGGCTACGGCAAGAGTTTGGGTTGGGTATTAAACCATGCGCGCTGGGTGTTGCTGATCCTAATCGCCACCATCGGTCTGAATATCTGGCTGTATATTTCTATTCCCAAAACCTTCTTCCCTGAACAGGACACCGGACGCCTGATGGGCTTCATTCAAGCCGACCAGAGCATCTCGTTTCAGGCAATGCGAGGCAAGCTGCAAGACTTCATGAAAATTGTGCGCAGCGATCCCGATGTGGATAACGTGACCGGCTTCACCGGTGGCTCGAACGTTAACAGCGGCATGATGTTTATCTCGTTGAAACCGTTAGGTGAGCGCAAAGACGATGCTCAGCACGTAATTGCACGTCTGCGCGGCAAGCTGGCCAAAGAACCAGGGGCGAATTTGTTCCTGATGGCAGTACAAGATATTCGCGTGGGCGGTCGTCAAGGCAACGCCAGCTACCAGTACACGCTGCTCTCGGACGATCTTTCCGAGCTGCGTAAATGGGAGCCTAAAATTCGAGCGGCCTTTGCCAAGCTTCCTGAACTGGCCGATGTGAGTTCCGATCAGCAAGATAAAGGCTCAGAACTGGCGCTGACCTATGATCGCGAAAGTATGGCGCGCTTGGGCATTAACGTCGCTGATGCTAACGCCTTGCTCAATAACGCCTTTGGCCAACGGCAGATTTCAACTATCTATCAGCCGCTGAATCAGTATCACGTGGTGATGGAAGTGGCGCCGGAGTATACGCAGGATGAAAGTTCGCTGGATAAAATGTTTGTCATTAACAGCGACGGCAAGGCTATCCCGCTTTCTTACTTTGCAAAATGGCAACCTGCCAATGCGCCGCTGTCGGTTAACCATCAGGGGTTAACCGCCGCATCGACGATCTCTTTCAATCTGCCGGAAGGAGGCGCGCTGTCAGATGCTTCCGCCGCGATTGAACGCACCATGACCGCACTGGGCGTACCGAATACGGTACGTGGTAGCTTCGCGGGTACTGCACAGGTTTTCCAAGATACCCAAAACTCGCAGATCATTTTGATTCTGGCCGCCATTGCGACGGTGTATATCGTGCTGGGTGTTCTCTATGAAAGCTACGTGCATCCGCTGACGATTCTGTCTACGCTGCCGTCGGCAGGCGTGGGCGCGCTGTTGGCGTTAGAGATGTTTGGCGCACCTTTCAGCCTGATTGCGCTAATCGGCATCATGCTGCTGATAGGGATAGTAAAGAAGAACGCTATTATGATGGTCGATTTTGCGCTAGAGGCCGAACGTAACGGCGGAATGAGCCCACGCGATGCGATATTCCAAGCCTGTCTGCTGCGTTTCCGCCCAATCATGATGACCACCATGGCGGCGCTGTTTGGCGCATTGCCTCTGGCGTTTAGCAGCGGCGACGGCGCAGAACTGCGTCAGCCTTTAGGTATCACGATTGCCGGTGGTTTGGTGATGAGCCAGTTACTCACGCTCTACACCACGCCGGTGGTGTATCTCTATTTTGACCGACTACGCAGCCGCTTTAGCAAAGTAAAAACGCTAAAACCACTGCCGAGATAGACCCCACCCTAGCCCTCCCCTTCTCAGGGGAGGGAACTGGCCGAGCACTTGTGTCACAGCCAAGTGCACTCGGCCCCTCCCCCTGCAAAGGGGGAGGTTGGGAGGGGGTTATGGTTTATTGCACTCACACATTCAATGAACGGAGCGCTACCCCATGCCTGAACAATCCGCCTCGGTCCGCTGGCAGCTATGGATTGTCGCTTTTGGCTTCTTCATGCAAACGCTGGATACCACCATCGTCAATACGGCGTTGCCCGCAATGGCCGCAAGCCTTGGGGAAAGCCCGCTGCGCATGCAGTCGGTGGTGGTGGCCTATGTGCTCACCGTGGCGGTGATGTTACCCGCCAGCGGCTGGCTGGCCGACCGCGTGGGCGTGAAGCGTGTTTTCTTCAGCGCAATTGTGTTGTTTACGCTGGGATCGCTGTTTTGTGCTCAGGCTGAAACCCTAAACCAACTGCTGATGGCTCGCGTACTGCAAGGCATTGGCGGCGCGATGATGGTGCCGGTTGGGCGTTTAACCGTGATGAAGATCGTGCCGCGTAGCCAATATATGGCGGCAATGACCTTCGTTACGCTCCCCGGCCAAATTGGCCCATTGGTTGGCCCTGCACTCGGCGGATTTCTAGTGCAATATGCCAGCTGGCACTGGATTTTTTTAATCAACTTACCCGTTGGTATTATCGGTGCCATCGCAACGCTGTGGCTGATGCCCAATTACAGTATGCAAACGCGGCGTTTTGATATCAGCGGATTTGTGATGCTCGCCGTTGGGATGGCAACGCTGACGCTGGCGCTCGATGGTCATAAAGGGCTTGGGCTTGAGGCCAATATGATTTACGGCCTAATACTGTCCGGAGGTATCGCGTTAACCAGTTACTATTGGCACGCCAAGCGCAGCGATGCCCCACTGTTTAGCCTCGATCTGCTAAAAACTAAAACGTTTTCTCTCGGGTTGAGCGGTAGTTTCCTCGGGCGGATCGGCAGCGGAATGCTGCCCTTCATGACGCCCATTTTCCTGCAAATCGGCATGGGATTCTCACCGTTTCACGCTGGGCTGATGATGATCCCGATGATTATCGGCAGTATGGGTATGAAGCGTATCGTGGTGCGGGTGGTGAATCAGTTCGGCTATCGTCGGGTGTTGGTGGGAGCTACGTTGGCGTTAGCGGTTGTGAGTTTGGCTCTGCCGTTTACCGCAATGTATATCAGCCTTTGGGCAATTCCGCTGGTGCTGTTCTTCCAAGGGATGATTAACGCCATGCGTTTTTCATCGATGAATACGCTCACGCTGAAAGATTTGCCCGATGAACTGGCCAGCAGCGGTAACAGTTTACTGTCGATGATCATGCAACTTTCCATGAGTTTGGGTGTGAGCGTTGCGGGTATCCTGCTCGGCATGTTCTCACATCATCAAATCACCGCGAATAGCCTAGAGATCCATCAGGCATTTTTATTCACCTATGTCTGTATTGCTCTGATTATTGCCCTACCCGCGCTGGTATTTTTACGCGTACCGGACGACACGCTGGAAAACAGCACTCTTGAACGCACAGCGCGCCGTCGCAAGGAGGAACCATGAAGCTCGGTATCACAGGCAAGCTGTTTCTTGCCATTTTCTCCACCTGCATTCTGGTGTTGATCACGATGCACTGGGGCGTGCGCGTGAGTTTCGAGCGCGGCTTTATTGACTACATCAAGCACGGCAATGAGCAGCGGGTGCGACTGTTAGCCTCTGAACTGGAAGAGCGCTACGCACAGGCCGGAAGCTGGCGCTTTCTTCGCCATAACGACCGTGTCATTTTCCAGATTATGCACAACATTGAGCAAAGCAACGAAGGCAACGATACGCTACCTCCACACGGTTGGCGCACGCCGTTTTGGGTGATTGATAGCAACAATCGCAAAATGGTTGGGCCGCCGGGCGAAATCCCCACCGAAGGCACTCGCCAGCCGGTCACGTACCAAGGGAACACGGTAGGATGGGTGGTTACAACGCCGCCGGAGCGTTTAACGCGAAATACCGATATCAACTTCGATTTGCAGCAACGGCGCACCAGCTGGCTGATTGTGGCGCTGGCGACGCTGCTGGCGGCGGGCGTGACCTGGGCGCTATCACGCAGTATGCTGGCACCGGTTAAACGCTTAGTCGACGCCATGCATCGGCTCGCCGCCGGTAATTTTTCTACCCGCGTTGAAGTGGAATCGCGCGACGAATTGGGCAAGCTGGCACAAGACTTCAACCAGCTCGCCATCACGCTGGAAAAAAATGAGCATATTCGCCGCGCACTCATGGCCGACGTTTCCCATGAGCTACGCACGCCGCTGGCGGTGCTGCGTGGCGAATTAGAAGCCATGCAAGACGGCGTTCGCCAAATGACACAGGATTCGTTGGCATCATTGCAGGCCGAAGTGAGCACGTTAACCAAACTGGTCAATGACCTGCATCAGCTCTCTATGTCTGACGCCGGTGCCCTTGCCTATCGCAAAGAGCATATTGACGTCATTCATCTGGTACAAATCGCCGCCAGCGCATTCCACGACCGTTTCGCAATGAAAAACATCGTGCTTTCGCTCGACCTGCCCGAAAAAGCCTGTGTGTTTGGCGATCCCGATCGCTTACTACAGCTGTTCAATAATTTATTCGAAAATAGCCTGCGGTATACTGATGGCAATGGGCAACTTAAGGTACAAGGTCAAATCCGCGATACCTATTTGCAGCTTTATTGGCAAGACAGCGCCCCCGGCGTGACCGATGAGCAGCTTCAGAAAATATTTGAACGTTTTTATCGAGCCGAAGGTTCACGCAACCGCGCTAGCGGCGGCTCCGGTTTAGGATTATCTATCTGCCAAAATATTGTGGAAGCGCACGGTGGACAAATGACCGCAGAACACTCGCCGCTGGGAGGCTTAACCATCAGCCTGCAACTGCCGCTTGATACAAAGAGCTAAGAGGAAGGTAATGGGTATGAACAGTATTGCTGGAAGCATGGACGTTGATCCCGCAGGACAACGCGTGTTGATCGTTGAAGACGAACCTAAGCTAGGACAATTGCTGATCGACTATCTGACCGCTGGCGGCTATCAGCCCCACCTGCTGGCGGATGGAAATCAGGTATTGCCCTATGTCCACCAAACGCCACCGGATTTAATTCTGCTGGATTTAATGCTGCCCGGCACCGATGGTTTAACCCTGTGCCGCGAGATCCGCCGCTTCTCTGACGTTCCGATTGTGATGGTAACGGCGAAAATTGAAGAAATAGACCGCCTGCTGGGGCTGGAAATTGGTGCCGATGACTATATCTGCAAGCCTTACAGCCCGCGAGAGGTTGTGGCGCGCGTCAAAACTATTTTACGTCGCTGCGTGCGCCAAAACGAGGCGAACGCCGAACCGGTTCTAATCATCGATGAAAACCGCTATCAAGCCAGTTTTAAAGATCAGCTGTTAGATTTAACGCCTGCCGAATTTCGTCTTTTGAAAACGTTGGCAACGCAGCCAGGCACCGTGCTATCACGCGAGCAACTGCTCAATCATCTGTACGATGATTACCGCGTCGTCACCGACCGTACCGTGGATAGCCACATTAAAAACTTACGTCGTAAGTTGGAGCAGCTCGAAAACGGCGAGCCGTTTATTCGCTCGGTTTACGGCATCGGTTACCGCTGGGAAGGCGCACCGTGTAAAGTGCTGTAAAACCGCCGTCATCGCTCCAGTACCTGTCGCTGGAGCGTCTTTTCTTATCATTTTCCTATCCGGTAAACACCTGCAAATATCCAGCCATTGTCTATACTTATCCTGATTTATTCAGCGTAAACAGCATCCATCTCACTCTCATTGACGCAGTTAATCACTGCAAAACTTATCCGTCATTATTCACGTGGCTAGCGCGGCTAACGCTGACGCGGCGTCAAGTATGGCGGGGATAGATTAAGGAGATACCCATGGCAATCGGCTATTACGAAATCAAAAAAGCGAAGAACGGACAGTTCCACTTCAATCTAAAAGCCAGCAATGGAGAGATTATTCTTTCCAGCGAAATGTATGCCAGCAAGGCATCTGCTGACAACGGTGTCGCATCGGTACAATCAAACTCCCCCGATGAAGCACAATTTGAGATCAAAAACAGCAGCAGCGATCAGCCCTATTTCATTCTCAAAGCGAAGAATCATCAGGTGATCGGCACCAGTGAAATGTATAGCTCAGAGAGCGCCGCGCGAAAAGGGATTCAATCAGTGGTGAAAAACGGCGCAACGACGGATATCAGAGATTTGACGCACGGGTGATTATCTTTCGGGGGCACCCAAATGCCCCCACATTCATTGTGCTCCCTCGCCGAACCCTCTATAATGCCCGCCTTCACTGTACCTACAGGTACAGACTGACTTGTGATCAGACCTTAAAGAGAAATACAAACCTATGTTTACTCCGGAATTACTCTCTCCGGCCGGTACGCTGAAAAACATGCGTTATGCGTTCGCCTATGGCGCAGATGCTGTTTATGCCGGTCAACCTCGTTATAGCCTGCGTGTTCGCAACAACGAATTCAACCATGAGAATCTTGCCCTCGGCATCAACGAAGCGCATGCGCTGGGTAAAAAATTCTACGTGGTGGTGAATATCGCGCCGCACAACGCCAAACTGAAAACCTTCCTCCGTGACCTGAAGCCGGTCATCGAAATGGGGCCGGACGCACTGATTATGTCCGATCCAGGGTTGATCTCCATGGTGCGCGAAGCCTTCCCTGAGATGGCGATTCATCTTTCCGTACAGGCAAACGCGGTTAACTGGGCGACGGTAAAATTCTGGAAGCAAATGGGGCTAACCCGCGTGATCCTGTCGCGCGAGCTTTCTCTGGAAGAAATTGAAGAAATTCGCCAGCAGGTTCCTGATATGGAGCTTGAGATCTTTGTGCATGGCGCACTGTGCATGGCCTATTCTGGCCGCTGCCTGCTTTCCGGCTATATCAACAAGCGTGATCCTAATCAGGGCACCTGCACCAACGCCTGCCGTTGGGAATATAAAGTTCAGGAAGGCAAAGAAGATACCGTGGGCAATATCGTTCACGTGCATGAACCGATCCCTGTCACCGAAGTGCCCGCTGAGCCAACGCTGGGAATCGGTGCGCCGACCGATAAAGTCTTTATGTTAGAAGAAGCGATGCGCCCGGGCGAATACATGAGCGCATTCGAAGACGAGCATGGCACCTACATCATGAACTCCAAGGACCTGCGTGCCATCCAGCACGTTGAGCGCCTGACTCAAATGGGCGTTCATTCATTGAAAATTGAAGGCCGTACTAAGTCTTTCTACTACGTCGCTCGCACCGCTCAGGTCTATCGTCGCGCAATTGATGACGCCGTTGCGGGTAAACCGTTCGACCCAACGCTGCTCACCACGCTGGAAGCGTTGGCGCACCGAGGCTATACCGAAGGTTTCCTGCGTCGCCACGTGCATGAAGATCAACAAAACTACGACTATGGCTATTCGGTTTCCGATCGCCAGCAGTTTGTTGGCGAACTGACAGGCGCACGCCGTGATGGTTATGCCGAAGTCTTAGTGAAGAATAAGTTCACCCTAGGCGACAGCGTTGAAATGATGACGCCAAAAGGCAACGTGCAGTTCACGCTTGAAGCGATGCAAAACAAGAAAGGCGAGCCAACCCAAGTCGCGCCGGGAGATGGACATATTGTTTACATCCCTGTTCCCGATGATTTGGATCTCGAATTCGCGCTATTGATGCGTAATTTGGCAGGCACCGATACGCGTAACCCGCATACTGCGGCGTAATTCGACCTGTTAAACGCCAAGGCGTAGCTTATTTCTTATAAGCTGCGCTTTTTTTATCTCTTTTTTATGCTTAATATTCCTATTATAAGATTAAGATCACACTTAAATTTATCGCATATAGATATTATCGAGTGGCAAAAAGATATAACGAAAAAGCAATACTAGGAACCACCCCCTTGCCAGCCCAATCTCCCTTGGGCTGGTTTTCTTTTTATTTACTATTTTATACCCCCCCGACGTCAACTATTAAAACCCTTCTCCCTTGTTTTTAACCCGTCTTTTGTATTGATTATTTTCCAATAAAATCAATGCCATAAAATAATAGTTACTTAAGTTAAGTAATTTGTTTTTCAAATTAATCTCAAAATAATTCATCTGAAATTAAATAACTAAGAAAACATACAATAAGAAATTAAGCGTTTAATTTAGTGAATCACTTAATTAAAGTTTATTTAAAATTAAATCAATTCATTTATTCCTTTCAACTGAAACCATTCAGCGCCAGTTATTGCATTATATTTCCCGATGAGAGCGGTTTCATTAATATTCATTGATGAATACAATTTATGCGGGTAAAACAGAATGAATATTTATGTTATAACAATGTAAGAGTTGAATTTTTTACCCCTTTCAGGAGATCACACATGCCTCAGTTACACTCCGCGTTAGTCATCTTGAACGGCAAAGGAGCCGGCAATCAGGACGTGCGTGAAGCGATTGACGGGTTACGCACCGCGGGAAATACCCTTCATGTCCGCGTGACGTGGGAACATGGCGATGCCAAGCGCTATGTGGCAGAAGCCGTAGAGCTCGGCGTCGAAACGATTGTGGCCGGCGGCGGCGATGGCACCATTAACGAAGTGTCTGATGCGCTAAGCCAGCACAGCGAATCCTCCCGTCCCGTATTGGCGGTATTACCGCTTGGCACAGCCAATGATTTTGCGACCGCCTGTTTAATCCCTGAAGAACCTCAGGCGGCGCTTCAGCTAGCTCTACAAGGCCGCGCAGTGCCAATCGACTTTGCACGCATCAACGATAAACGCGTGTTTATCAATATGGCGACCGGCGGCTTCGGCACCAAAATCACCACCGAAACGCCGGAGAAACTAAAATCCATTCTCGGCGGTGCCTCTTATTTCCTGCATGGGATTTTGCGTATGGATACGCTCAAGGCTGATTTTTGCCAGATTTCCGGTCCTGATTTCTATTGGGAAGGCAATGCGCTAGTGGTCGCTATCGGCAATGGCCGTCAAGCCGGTGGTGGGCAGCCGCTGTGCCCCGAGGCCTTAATCAATGATGGAAAACTGGATCTGCGCGTTTTAACCTCTGATGAGCTGCTGCCCGCGCTGCTAGAAAGCCTGCTTAAAGGCGAAAGCAATAAAAACGTCATCGAGGCCTCATTGCCGTGGTTAGAAATTACCTCACCTCATGAAATGACGCTCAATTTGGACGGCGAGCCCTTGAGCGCCAAGCATTTCCGCATTGAAATCGAACCTGACGCCATCAGCCTACGCCTGCCGCCAAACTGCCCACTGATTGGTTAAATCAGGTCGTGGTAAACCCTAATCCGCTCTAATTTTCATTCTGCCCTTCCCCATTTGGGAAGGGCAATCTCTGCGCACCTCTCATTTTCTTCTCCAATTCTTCCTCCAACTAAAACCGTGATCTCATCGGGCAAATTTCGATCATTATACTTGTATGGTAGTTATGTCAGGTTTATGTTTCCGTCATCATTAAGGTCACATTCCCAGCAGAGAAAAGTCCGCGCTAAGGAAATTCAAAGATGAAGATTGTTAAAGCTGAAGTATTTGTTACCTGTCCAGGGCGTAATTTTGTCACGCTGAAGATCACCACTGACGACGGGCTGACCGGTATCGGTGACGCCACGCTTAACGGACGTGAATTGCCGGTGGCTTCCTATTTAAAAGATCACGTTTGCCCACAGTTGATCGGACGCGACGCACATAGGATCGAAGATATTTGGCAGTTTTTCTATAAGGGTGCTTATTGGCGTCGCGGCCCGGTCACCATGTCGGCCATTTCTGCCGTGGATATGGCGCTGTGGGACATCAAAGCCAAAGCCGCCAATATGCCGTTATATCAGCTGCTCGGCGGCGCATCCCGCGAAGGCGTCATGGTTTACTGCCACACTACCGGCCACTCGTTGGATGACGTGTTGGAAGATTACGCCAAACACAAAGAGCACGGCTTTAAAGCCATTCGCGTGCAGTGCGGCGTACCGGGAATGAAAACCACCTATGGAATGTCCAAAGGCAAGGGTTTGGCCTATGAACCCGCCACCAAAGGGAATTGGCCAGAAGAGCAGCTATGGTCAACGGAAAAATATCTCGATTTCACCCCGAAGCTATTTGCCGCCGTCCGCGATCGTTTTGGCTTTGACGAACATCTGCTGCACGACATGCATCATCGCCTCACGCCGATCGAAGCTGCACGTTTTGGCAAGAGCA comes from the Hafnia alvei genome and includes:
- a CDS encoding MdtB/MuxB family multidrug efflux RND transporter permease subunit, with the translated sequence MQHTPVGSEEPKNETPAAGGPSRLFILRPVATTLLMVAILLAGIVGYRSLSVSALPEVDYPTIQVVTLYPGASPDVTTSAITAPLERQFGQMSGLKQMSSQSSGGASVITLQFQLTLPLDVAEQEVQAAINAATNLLPTDLPYPPIYSKVNPADPPIMTIAVTSDAVAMTQVEDMVETRISQKISQVSGVGLVTISGGQRPAVRVRLNAPAVAAYDLDSETIRTAIVNANVNSAKGSFDGPTRSVTLSANDQMKSAEDYRDLIVAYANGAPVRLSDVATIEQAAENTKLAAWANTKPAIILNVQRQPGANVITTADSIQSLLPQLTESLPKSVKMTVLTDRTETIRASVSDVQTELLLAIALVVMVIYLFLRNVPATIIPSVAVPLSLVGTFAVMYFLDFSINNLTLMALTIATGFVVDDAIVVIENISRYIEKGEKPLDAALKGAGEIGFTIISLTFSLIAVLIPLLFMGDIIGRLFREFAVTLAVAILISAVVSLTLTPMMCARMLSHESLRKQNRFSRASERFFERVIAKYGEWLKVVLNHPMLTLSVALSTLVLTVLLYIFIPKGFFPIQDNGLIQGTVQAPQSVSFSEMAQRQQALAAEILKDPDVASLSSFIGVDGTNATLNSGRLQINLKPLDERKDRVQQIIPRLQKMADKIPGIQLYLQPVQDLTIDTQVSRTQYQFTLQAMSLDELSTWVPKLVGELQKSPMLKDVSSDWQDQGLVAFVNVNRDTASRLGITMADVDNALYNAFGQRLISTIYTQANQYRVVMEHNQDHNTGLAAFNDVYLTSSDGKNVPLNAIATIEERFGPLSINHLDQFPSTTVSFNVTDGYSLEQAMKTITSTEQQLNMPIDITTNFQGATLAFESALGNTLWLIVAAIVAMYIVLGVLYESFIHPVTILSTLPTAGVGALLALIMAGSELDVIAIIGIILLIGIVKKNAIMMIDFALAAEREQGMAPYDAIYQACLLRFRPILMTTLAALLGALPLMLSTGVGAELRQPLGICMVGGLIMSQILTLFTTPVIYLLFDKVSRNTHPAKDPQENVQ
- the mdtC gene encoding multidrug efflux RND transporter permease subunit MdtC; translated protein: MKFSPSKGFFALFINRPVATTLLTLAITLCGILGFRLLPVAPLPQVDYPVIMVSASLPGASPETMASSVATPLERALGRIAGISEMTSSSSLGSTRIIIQFDFNRDINGAARDVQAAINAAQSLLPSGMPSRPSYRKANPSDAPIMIMTLTSDTYDQAKIYDIASTQLAQKIAQVDGVGDVSVGGSSLPAVRVELNPEALFNQGVSLDSVRTAIANANVRRPQGAVDAQNQRWQVQTNDEIKTAQDYQPLIIHYNNGSAVRLSDVANVKDSVEDVRNAGMTDAKPAILIMIRRSADANIIETVDRIRAEIPEFKALIPASIDLQVAQDRSPTIRASLDEVESSLSIAVGLVIMVVFLFLRSGRATLIPAVAVPVSLIGTFAAMYLCDFSLNNLSLMALTIATGFVVDDAIVVLENISRHVEAGMEPKKAALIGAREVGFTVLSMSLSLVAVFIPLLLMSGLPGRLFREFSVTLSVAIGISLVISLTLTPMMCAHLLKKRPSRHQERIRGFGKLLLKMQQGYGKSLGWVLNHARWVLLILIATIGLNIWLYISIPKTFFPEQDTGRLMGFIQADQSISFQAMRGKLQDFMKIVRSDPDVDNVTGFTGGSNVNSGMMFISLKPLGERKDDAQHVIARLRGKLAKEPGANLFLMAVQDIRVGGRQGNASYQYTLLSDDLSELRKWEPKIRAAFAKLPELADVSSDQQDKGSELALTYDRESMARLGINVADANALLNNAFGQRQISTIYQPLNQYHVVMEVAPEYTQDESSLDKMFVINSDGKAIPLSYFAKWQPANAPLSVNHQGLTAASTISFNLPEGGALSDASAAIERTMTALGVPNTVRGSFAGTAQVFQDTQNSQIILILAAIATVYIVLGVLYESYVHPLTILSTLPSAGVGALLALEMFGAPFSLIALIGIMLLIGIVKKNAIMMVDFALEAERNGGMSPRDAIFQACLLRFRPIMMTTMAALFGALPLAFSSGDGAELRQPLGITIAGGLVMSQLLTLYTTPVVYLYFDRLRSRFSKVKTLKPLPR